One region of Termitidicoccus mucosus genomic DNA includes:
- a CDS encoding YezD family protein: MSLTTNALESTPDIPEWLEIVKSKVDGLRFGVVQIIVHDGKITQIERTEKTRLEASPTALPAQRKAGQPGRDN; the protein is encoded by the coding sequence ATGTCACTGACTACCAATGCACTTGAATCAACCCCGGATATTCCCGAGTGGCTTGAAATTGTGAAATCAAAGGTCGATGGGCTCCGCTTTGGCGTTGTGCAAATCATCGTGCACGACGGCAAGATCACCCAGATCGAGCGCACGGAAAAAACCCGGCTCGAAGCCTCGCCTACCGCTCTTCCGGCCCAACGCAAGGCCGGCCAGCCCGGTCGCGACAACTGA
- a CDS encoding OprO/OprP family phosphate-selective porin, producing the protein MNTTTHLPAPFPVPHRGLRAAFAAVFGLALAFVSLSLSAAPDPRDEEIKLLREQVRLLDTRLRQLEVRDAVQAAPETAAPAAKLAAAGKKPEADKDTPKITINDRGITIASADGDSALRLRALVQADSRWFFDDPASPSNEGFLLRRARIIFEGQFGKLFQYQIVPEYGGSSVYLLDGNITLAFAPEVQVKFGKFKAPIGLELLQSDSWAFFPERSLATNLVPNRDIGVQIGGELFDKTTEYQIAVLNGIGEGRSNQTNAEFDRGKDFVARVFARPFRNRKDSFFEGLGIGIAGSVGRQEGDLGRTSGYRTDAQQTLFSYRSSVIQDGTTWRYTPQLSYYNGPFGLLGEYVVSTVNLRAAAGQPSREITNKAWQVAAGYVVTGEKSSFNGVIPKNPFNLEKGTWGALELAARFDKLDIDNDVFPVLADPNASATSASSWTLGANWYLTRAFRFSLNYVQTDLKSATPNPTGILLREDERAIITRAQIAF; encoded by the coding sequence ATGAACACCACCACACACCTCCCTGCTCCGTTCCCTGTCCCGCATCGCGGCCTCCGGGCGGCTTTCGCCGCCGTGTTCGGCCTCGCGCTCGCGTTTGTCTCCCTGTCCTTGTCCGCCGCGCCCGACCCGCGCGACGAGGAAATCAAACTCCTCCGCGAGCAGGTTCGCCTGCTCGACACCCGCCTGCGCCAGCTCGAGGTCAGGGACGCCGTCCAAGCCGCGCCGGAGACCGCCGCGCCCGCGGCCAAGCTCGCCGCCGCCGGGAAAAAACCCGAGGCGGACAAGGACACGCCGAAAATCACCATCAACGACCGCGGCATCACCATCGCGTCGGCCGACGGCGACTCCGCCCTCCGCCTGCGCGCGCTCGTGCAGGCCGACTCGCGCTGGTTTTTCGACGACCCCGCCTCGCCCAGCAACGAGGGCTTCCTGCTGCGCCGCGCGCGCATCATCTTCGAGGGCCAGTTTGGCAAGCTCTTCCAATACCAGATCGTGCCCGAATACGGCGGGAGCAGCGTCTATCTGCTCGACGGCAACATCACCCTCGCCTTCGCGCCGGAGGTCCAGGTCAAGTTCGGCAAGTTCAAGGCGCCGATCGGCCTGGAGTTGCTGCAATCCGACTCGTGGGCGTTCTTCCCCGAGCGGTCGCTGGCGACGAATCTCGTGCCGAACCGCGACATCGGCGTGCAGATCGGCGGCGAGTTGTTCGACAAGACCACCGAATACCAGATCGCCGTCCTCAACGGCATCGGCGAGGGCCGCTCGAACCAGACCAACGCCGAGTTCGACCGTGGCAAGGACTTTGTCGCGCGCGTGTTTGCCCGTCCGTTCAGAAACCGGAAGGATTCGTTCTTTGAGGGGCTCGGCATCGGCATCGCGGGCAGCGTCGGCCGGCAGGAGGGCGACCTGGGGCGCACCTCGGGTTATCGCACCGACGCGCAGCAGACGCTGTTTTCCTATCGCAGCAGCGTGATCCAGGACGGCACGACATGGCGCTACACGCCGCAGTTGTCTTATTACAACGGGCCGTTCGGATTGCTGGGCGAGTATGTGGTCTCGACCGTGAATCTCCGCGCCGCCGCCGGGCAGCCCTCGCGCGAAATCACCAACAAGGCCTGGCAGGTCGCCGCCGGCTACGTGGTCACGGGCGAAAAATCCTCGTTCAACGGCGTGATTCCCAAAAACCCCTTCAATCTCGAAAAGGGCACGTGGGGCGCGCTCGAACTGGCCGCGCGTTTCGACAAGCTCGACATCGACAACGACGTGTTCCCGGTGCTCGCCGATCCGAACGCGAGCGCGACCTCCGCCTCGTCGTGGACGCTCGGCGCCAACTGGTATCTCACGCGGGCGTTCCGCTTTTCGCTGAACTACGTCCAGACCGATTTGAAGAGCGCGACGCCCAACCCGACCGGCATCCTCCTGCGCGAGGACGAAAGAGCCATCATCACTCGCGCGCAGATCGCGTTCTGA
- a CDS encoding sugar isomerase domain-containing protein codes for MSLPETYYQRANALLARAWETNAPVIARLAPVIGESIARGGVVHTFGSGHSEVIAREIVGRAGGLVCISSVPDPTAGFIENLPGYGRALIARYDRQYQLLPGEVIIVISNSGKNASPIDVALYAKEKGLTVAALTCLPMSRVTPSQHPSGKRLFEIADHVLDNGGVTGDAIVEVTDSINSGPTSTFVGASILNWLMLAVIEWLRDRGHPLPVLRSQNLPGAIEHNRAVGANYKHRLSKQLA; via the coding sequence ATGTCACTTCCCGAAACCTACTACCAGCGCGCCAACGCGCTCCTCGCCCGCGCCTGGGAAACCAACGCGCCGGTCATCGCCCGCCTCGCGCCGGTCATCGGCGAAAGCATCGCGCGCGGCGGTGTCGTGCACACTTTCGGCAGCGGCCACAGCGAAGTTATCGCCCGCGAGATCGTCGGCCGCGCCGGCGGGCTTGTCTGCATCAGCAGCGTGCCCGATCCCACCGCCGGCTTCATCGAAAACCTGCCCGGTTACGGACGCGCCCTCATCGCCCGTTACGACCGCCAGTATCAACTGCTGCCCGGCGAGGTCATCATCGTGATTTCAAATTCCGGCAAAAACGCCTCGCCCATCGACGTCGCCCTCTACGCGAAGGAAAAGGGTCTCACCGTGGCCGCGCTCACCTGCCTGCCGATGTCGCGCGTGACGCCTTCGCAGCATCCGTCCGGCAAGCGTCTCTTTGAAATCGCCGACCATGTGCTCGACAACGGCGGCGTGACCGGCGACGCCATTGTCGAGGTGACCGATTCGATCAACTCCGGGCCGACCTCGACCTTTGTCGGGGCGTCGATCCTGAACTGGCTGATGCTGGCCGTGATCGAATGGCTGCGGGACCGCGGCCATCCGTTGCCCGTCCTTCGGAGCCAGAATCTTCCCGGCGCCATCGAGCACAACCGCGCCGTGGGCGCAAACTACAAGCACCGCCTCAGCAAGCAGCTGGCCTAG
- a CDS encoding class I SAM-dependent methyltransferase translates to MSATIQRPALIVADRWRDYQLLDCGLGMKQERWGPHTLVRPDPQIIWPRSGGAAAWEQWDGYYHRSETGGGRWEFRRPLPEYWEIGYGTLRFKIRPTSFKHTGLFPEQAVNWDWFAEKIRAARAAGREVSVLNLFGYTGAATCAAAAAGASVCHVDAAEGMVKWCRENVALSGLADAPVRTITDDCMKFVRREIKRGRRYDAIIMDPPTYGRGAGGEMWKLEDHLWPLLRECREVLGDRPLFFLINAYTARLSPTVVVNLLAALLHDVPGGTITGGEVGLPIERDGKTLPCGIYGRWES, encoded by the coding sequence ATGTCCGCCACCATCCAACGCCCCGCCCTTATCGTCGCCGACCGCTGGCGCGACTACCAGCTCCTCGATTGCGGCCTCGGCATGAAACAGGAGCGCTGGGGGCCGCACACCCTCGTCCGCCCCGATCCGCAAATCATCTGGCCGCGCTCCGGCGGCGCGGCGGCCTGGGAGCAGTGGGACGGCTACTATCACCGCAGCGAGACCGGCGGCGGCCGCTGGGAATTCCGCCGCCCCCTGCCCGAGTATTGGGAAATCGGATACGGCACGCTCCGCTTCAAGATCCGCCCGACCTCCTTCAAGCACACCGGCCTCTTTCCCGAGCAGGCGGTGAACTGGGACTGGTTTGCGGAAAAGATCCGCGCCGCGCGCGCCGCCGGGCGCGAGGTCTCCGTGCTCAATCTCTTCGGCTACACCGGCGCGGCCACCTGCGCCGCCGCCGCCGCCGGCGCGAGCGTCTGCCACGTCGATGCCGCCGAGGGCATGGTCAAATGGTGCCGCGAAAACGTCGCGCTTTCCGGGCTCGCGGACGCCCCGGTCCGCACCATCACCGACGACTGCATGAAATTCGTCCGCCGCGAAATCAAGCGCGGACGCCGCTACGACGCCATCATCATGGACCCGCCCACCTACGGGCGCGGCGCCGGCGGCGAGATGTGGAAACTGGAGGATCACCTCTGGCCGCTTTTGCGCGAATGCCGCGAAGTGCTCGGCGACCGCCCGCTGTTTTTCCTCATCAACGCCTACACCGCGCGCCTCTCGCCCACCGTGGTCGTCAACCTGCTCGCCGCGCTCCTGCACGACGTCCCCGGCGGCACCATCACCGGCGGCGAAGTCGGCCTGCCCATCGAGCGCGACGGCAAGACGCTGCCGTGCGGCATCTATGGCAGGTGGGAATCATGA
- the ahcY gene encoding adenosylhomocysteinase, translating into MPVENSSKKQNADFLVRDIALADWGRKEISVAEHEMPGLMSVRKKYAAQKPLAGVRVTGSLHMTIQTAVLIETLRELGADVRWASCNIFSTQDHAAAAIAKGGTPVFAWKGETLEEYWELTYRAISFPGGQGPQLVVDDGGDVTLLLHKGCELAEGSDWVNTPSASHEEQVIKDLLKRVHQEDPLRWTALARDWRGVSEETTTGVHRLYQMLEQNKLRVPAINVNDSVTKSKFDNLYGCRESLADGLKRATDVMIAGKVACVCGYGDVGKGCAHSLRGFGARVIVTEIDPINALQAAMEGFEVNTVESTLGAADIYVTTTGNRDIITLEHMQRMKDQAIVCNIGHFDNEIQVDRLYKLPGVKRTTIKPQYDLFTFPDGRGIYLLAEGRLVNLGCATGHPSFVMSNSFTNQVLAQIDLWRNKDTYKVGVYRLPKHLDEEVARLHLEKIGVKLTKLTPAQAAYIGVPVEGPYKPEHYRY; encoded by the coding sequence ATGCCCGTCGAAAACTCTTCCAAAAAACAAAACGCCGACTTCCTCGTCCGTGACATCGCCCTCGCCGACTGGGGCCGCAAGGAAATCTCCGTCGCCGAGCACGAGATGCCCGGCCTCATGAGCGTGCGCAAGAAATACGCCGCGCAAAAGCCGCTCGCGGGCGTGCGCGTCACCGGCTCGCTGCACATGACCATCCAGACCGCCGTGCTCATCGAGACCCTCAGGGAACTCGGCGCCGACGTCCGTTGGGCCTCGTGCAACATTTTTTCCACGCAGGACCACGCCGCCGCCGCCATCGCCAAGGGCGGCACGCCCGTCTTTGCCTGGAAAGGCGAGACGCTCGAGGAATACTGGGAGCTCACCTACCGCGCCATCTCCTTCCCCGGTGGCCAAGGCCCGCAGCTCGTCGTCGATGACGGCGGCGACGTCACCCTCCTCCTCCACAAAGGCTGCGAGCTCGCCGAAGGTAGTGACTGGGTGAATACACCGTCCGCCTCGCACGAGGAGCAGGTCATCAAGGACCTCCTCAAGCGCGTGCACCAGGAGGACCCGCTCCGCTGGACCGCGCTCGCCCGGGACTGGCGCGGCGTTTCCGAGGAAACCACCACGGGCGTCCACCGCCTCTACCAGATGCTGGAGCAAAACAAACTCCGCGTCCCCGCCATCAACGTCAACGACTCCGTCACCAAGTCCAAGTTCGACAACCTCTACGGCTGCCGCGAATCGCTCGCCGACGGCCTCAAGCGCGCCACCGACGTGATGATCGCCGGCAAGGTCGCCTGCGTCTGCGGCTACGGCGACGTCGGCAAAGGCTGCGCGCACTCGCTGCGCGGCTTCGGCGCGCGCGTCATCGTCACCGAGATCGACCCCATCAACGCCCTGCAGGCCGCGATGGAAGGTTTCGAGGTCAACACCGTCGAAAGCACGCTCGGCGCCGCCGACATCTACGTGACCACGACCGGCAACCGCGACATCATCACGCTCGAGCACATGCAGCGGATGAAGGACCAGGCCATCGTCTGCAACATCGGCCACTTCGACAACGAGATCCAGGTCGACCGCCTCTACAAGCTCCCCGGCGTGAAGCGCACCACGATCAAGCCGCAATACGACCTCTTCACCTTCCCCGACGGCCGCGGCATCTACCTGCTCGCCGAAGGCCGCCTGGTGAACCTCGGCTGCGCGACCGGCCACCCGTCGTTCGTGATGTCGAACAGCTTCACCAACCAAGTCCTCGCCCAGATCGACCTCTGGCGGAACAAGGACACCTACAAGGTGGGCGTTTACCGCCTGCCCAAGCACCTCGACGAGGAGGTGGCGCGGCTGCACTTGGAAAAAATCGGCGTGAAGCTCACCAAGCTCACCCCCGCGCAGGCCGCCTACATCGGCGTGCCGGTCGAGGGCCCCTACAAGCCCGAGCATTACCGGTATTGA
- a CDS encoding helix-turn-helix transcriptional regulator — protein MDAPNTSKKLRGFGRNLRRARVSRDITQEMLAERADLNLRTVQRIEAGETNILITTAMRLRRGIGCPWDELMLPEDL, from the coding sequence GTGGATGCACCAAACACCAGCAAGAAACTTAGGGGGTTTGGCCGCAATTTGCGGCGGGCCCGGGTGTCGCGTGACATCACACAAGAGATGCTGGCCGAGCGGGCGGACCTGAATTTACGCACGGTGCAGCGCATCGAAGCGGGCGAGACCAATATCCTCATCACCACCGCCATGCGCCTGCGCCGCGGCATCGGCTGCCCGTGGGACGAGCTGATGCTACCGGAGGATCTTTGA
- a CDS encoding outer membrane protein, whose amino-acid sequence MNHKRTSKYLFAALLAAGLAFASIARAQNGRETSLAVPKARGANLFLSVGPTYMNAKSAEANSGTDDVDLYGALVGFGWRIDQWNKIQVEVGVLAGSESYTYYSGGYYGGVSSLNLDYVVVPELFTYSVCIPLAPSRRCELRISPSIGGAYIFTDYKYDSPSYWMTATDSDIAIAAGIGVGLTIHVSQRMFLDIGYRYLRVGKTEYNWGSLDAINTHSLAFLVGWKF is encoded by the coding sequence ATGAACCACAAAAGAACATCGAAATACCTGTTCGCGGCCCTGCTGGCCGCCGGTCTCGCCTTCGCGTCAATCGCGCGGGCCCAAAACGGGCGCGAGACATCTCTCGCCGTTCCCAAGGCGAGGGGGGCCAACCTGTTCCTCTCCGTCGGCCCCACCTACATGAATGCAAAATCCGCCGAGGCGAACTCCGGCACGGATGACGTGGATCTCTATGGCGCCCTCGTCGGCTTCGGCTGGCGCATAGACCAATGGAACAAAATCCAAGTTGAGGTTGGCGTCCTCGCCGGCTCGGAATCATACACTTATTATTCTGGCGGATACTACGGTGGCGTGTCTTCGCTCAATCTCGATTACGTTGTAGTGCCCGAGCTGTTCACCTACAGCGTCTGCATTCCGCTTGCCCCAAGCAGGCGATGCGAGCTTCGCATCTCGCCCTCCATCGGCGGGGCCTATATCTTCACGGATTACAAATACGATTCGCCTTCCTATTGGATGACTGCGACCGATTCCGACATCGCCATTGCCGCCGGCATCGGCGTCGGCCTGACCATCCACGTGAGCCAGCGGATGTTTCTCGACATTGGCTACCGTTACCTGCGCGTTGGAAAAACCGAATACAACTGGGGCAGCTTGGATGCCATCAACACACACTCGCTGGCCTTCCTGGTCGGCTGGAAGTTCTGA
- the nadA gene encoding quinolinate synthase NadA has product MPAVLNYEPRIVRPRGDEPETLSPIQEEILALKRQRNAVILAHNYQVGPIQQIADYVGDSLGLSYQAQRAEADVILFCGVHFMAETAKIVNPGRTVLLPELAAGCSLSDSCPADRLAEYKAAHPGVYVVAYINCSAAVKALSDVICTSGNAARIVSRVPADREILFVPDQNLGQWVSQQTGRRMRLWPGSCYAHVQFTSQAIEKIRDQFPGAPVVAHPECVQAVRDLADEVCSTELMISFARKHPANEIIVVTESGMLHRLRREVPGKTFIAGPTDTCACNDCRFMKMNTIEKVRDALKTLSPAIELPGDIRAAALAPIQRMLDWSK; this is encoded by the coding sequence ATGCCAGCCGTCCTCAATTACGAGCCCCGCATCGTTCGACCGCGGGGCGACGAGCCCGAAACGCTCTCGCCCATCCAGGAGGAAATCCTTGCGCTCAAACGCCAGCGCAACGCCGTCATCCTCGCGCACAACTATCAGGTCGGCCCGATCCAGCAGATCGCCGACTACGTGGGCGACTCGCTCGGCCTCTCCTACCAGGCGCAACGCGCCGAGGCCGATGTGATCCTTTTCTGCGGGGTGCACTTCATGGCCGAGACCGCGAAGATCGTGAACCCCGGCCGCACCGTGCTGCTGCCCGAGCTGGCCGCCGGCTGCTCGCTTTCCGATTCCTGCCCCGCCGACCGCCTCGCCGAATACAAGGCCGCCCATCCCGGCGTTTACGTGGTCGCGTATATCAACTGTTCCGCTGCCGTGAAGGCGCTCAGCGACGTCATCTGCACCAGCGGCAACGCTGCCCGGATCGTCTCCCGTGTCCCCGCCGACCGTGAAATCCTCTTCGTGCCCGACCAGAATCTCGGGCAATGGGTCTCGCAGCAAACCGGGCGCCGGATGCGCCTCTGGCCGGGCAGTTGCTACGCGCATGTGCAATTCACCTCGCAGGCCATCGAGAAAATCCGCGACCAGTTTCCCGGCGCGCCCGTCGTCGCGCATCCCGAATGCGTGCAGGCCGTGCGCGATCTCGCCGACGAGGTTTGCAGCACCGAGTTGATGATCTCCTTCGCGCGCAAACATCCCGCGAACGAAATCATCGTCGTCACGGAAAGCGGCATGCTGCACCGTCTGCGCCGCGAGGTGCCCGGCAAAACCTTCATCGCCGGCCCCACCGACACCTGCGCGTGCAACGACTGCCGTTTCATGAAAATGAACACGATCGAGAAAGTCCGCGACGCGCTCAAGACCCTGTCGCCCGCGATTGAGCTGCCCGGGGACATCCGCGCCGCCGCGCTCGCCCCCATCCAGCGCATGCTCGACTGGAGCAAGTAA
- the sufT gene encoding putative Fe-S cluster assembly protein SufT, translated as MASHKLSRDITATLIPAGDPATLPAGTEVQVMQALGGSITVRAGHGMFRIARADAGALEGYVLKEEPAAAAAPGEFSEQAVWEALKSCFDPEIPVNIVDLGLVYDLSIEKTDTGGRRVEMKMTLTAPGCGMGPVIAEDARAKIAALPGVEEAKVHIVWDPVWTPQMISDEGRQRLGLE; from the coding sequence ATGGCTTCCCACAAACTCTCCCGCGACATCACCGCCACCCTCATCCCCGCAGGCGATCCGGCCACGCTGCCCGCCGGCACCGAGGTCCAGGTCATGCAGGCGCTCGGCGGCAGCATCACCGTCCGCGCGGGCCACGGCATGTTTCGCATCGCGCGCGCCGACGCCGGGGCGCTCGAGGGGTATGTTCTCAAGGAAGAGCCCGCCGCGGCGGCGGCCCCGGGCGAGTTCAGCGAGCAGGCGGTCTGGGAGGCGTTGAAAAGCTGCTTCGATCCGGAGATTCCCGTGAATATCGTGGATCTCGGGCTTGTTTACGACCTCAGTATCGAGAAAACGGATACCGGAGGCCGTCGTGTTGAGATGAAGATGACCCTTACCGCCCCCGGCTGCGGCATGGGCCCGGTCATCGCCGAGGACGCCCGCGCAAAAATCGCCGCGCTTCCCGGCGTCGAGGAGGCGAAGGTGCACATCGTCTGGGACCCGGTCTGGACCCCGCAGATGATCTCCGACGAAGGCCGCCAGCGCCTCGGGCTGGAGTGA
- a CDS encoding DUF481 domain-containing protein, with protein sequence MIGTKNGSKLSGKVVSIDGTHVVLDTDFAGEIKIKQSEVESITTDGPLNVRLASGTVLEGAIGASAAPGDVHIAGKDGGVNTTVDKLAMTWTPGAIDPAVAALQRKWAYEAAADITGKTGNSEQLGMALQFRATLASSFDTLQFYTAYERQVTDHEKSSDQFKAGLDYQNNFAGRYSWYVRDEGGFDRVKDIDLYNVAAAGVGYDILKTKVDTLTGRVGLAYRYENYGDPLAEDLDSVGLDIGLNNQLTMNNWSMTNRISYVPAFDDFANYRFYHESYIELPLKIGWWKLRIGVSNDYNSKPPAGYEKLDTTYFTRLVLNWK encoded by the coding sequence GTGATCGGGACCAAAAACGGCTCCAAGCTCAGCGGCAAAGTCGTGAGCATCGACGGAACCCATGTCGTGCTCGACACGGACTTCGCGGGTGAAATCAAAATCAAGCAGAGCGAGGTCGAATCAATCACCACGGACGGACCGCTCAATGTCCGCCTCGCCAGCGGCACTGTGCTCGAAGGCGCGATCGGCGCCTCGGCCGCACCGGGCGACGTGCATATCGCCGGCAAGGACGGCGGCGTCAACACCACGGTGGACAAACTCGCCATGACCTGGACGCCCGGCGCGATCGATCCCGCCGTGGCGGCGCTCCAGCGCAAGTGGGCCTACGAGGCCGCCGCCGACATCACGGGCAAGACGGGCAACAGCGAGCAACTCGGCATGGCCCTGCAATTCCGCGCCACGCTCGCGTCCTCGTTCGACACGCTGCAATTCTACACCGCCTACGAGCGGCAGGTCACCGACCACGAAAAATCCTCCGACCAGTTCAAGGCGGGCCTCGACTACCAGAACAATTTCGCCGGCCGCTACTCGTGGTACGTGCGCGACGAGGGCGGGTTTGACCGCGTGAAGGACATCGACCTCTACAACGTGGCCGCCGCCGGTGTCGGTTACGACATCCTGAAAACCAAGGTGGACACGCTCACGGGCCGCGTCGGTCTCGCGTATCGCTACGAGAACTACGGCGACCCGCTGGCGGAGGATCTCGATTCGGTCGGTCTCGACATCGGCCTGAACAACCAGCTCACGATGAACAACTGGTCGATGACCAACCGCATCTCGTATGTGCCGGCATTCGACGATTTCGCCAATTATCGCTTTTACCACGAGTCCTACATCGAGCTGCCGCTCAAGATCGGCTGGTGGAAGCTCCGCATCGGCGTCTCGAACGACTACAACAGCAAGCCGCCCGCCGGTTACGAGAAACTCGACACGACCTACTTCACGCGCCTGGTGCTGAACTGGAAGTGA
- the metK gene encoding methionine adenosyltransferase, protein MAKSFVFSSESVGEGHPDKVADFISDSVLDACLAQDKTSRVACETMVKSNMVILAGEITTKAKLNYEQIVRDAIREIGYVNADDVFHADTVFINNYLTRQSPDIAQGVDAKKAKGKKTAEQGAGDQGIMFGYACAETPELMPLPIMLAHRLGRELTRVRKTGKAKWLRPDAKSQVSIRYENDKPVEIKNVVISTQHTADVEHAQIEAFLIENVIRKVIPSEWISRNTEFLINPTGRFIVGGPQGDSGLTGRKIIVDSYGGWGRHGGGAFSGKDPSKVDRSAAYMARWVAKNIVAAGLARFAELQLAYAIGHPHPVSVFVDTFGSGAIPDEKIARAVGQVFSFKPADIIKQLNLLRPIYRATTNYGHFGKDGLPWEATNKAAALRKAAK, encoded by the coding sequence ATGGCCAAATCATTTGTTTTCTCATCCGAATCCGTTGGAGAAGGACACCCCGACAAAGTCGCCGACTTTATTTCCGACAGCGTGCTCGACGCCTGCCTCGCGCAGGACAAGACCAGCCGCGTCGCCTGCGAGACGATGGTCAAGTCGAACATGGTCATCCTCGCCGGCGAAATCACCACGAAGGCGAAGCTCAACTACGAGCAGATCGTCCGCGACGCCATCCGCGAAATCGGCTACGTCAACGCCGACGATGTCTTCCATGCCGACACGGTTTTCATCAACAACTACCTCACCCGCCAGTCGCCCGACATCGCGCAGGGCGTTGACGCGAAGAAAGCCAAGGGCAAGAAAACCGCCGAGCAGGGCGCGGGCGACCAGGGCATCATGTTCGGCTATGCCTGCGCCGAGACGCCCGAGCTCATGCCGCTCCCGATCATGCTCGCCCACCGGCTCGGACGCGAACTCACCCGCGTGCGCAAGACCGGGAAGGCCAAATGGCTCCGCCCCGATGCGAAATCCCAAGTCTCCATCCGCTACGAGAACGACAAACCCGTCGAAATCAAAAACGTCGTCATCTCCACGCAGCACACCGCCGACGTCGAGCATGCGCAAATCGAGGCGTTCCTGATCGAGAACGTTATCCGCAAAGTCATCCCGTCCGAGTGGATCAGCCGCAACACCGAGTTTCTCATCAATCCCACCGGCCGCTTCATCGTCGGCGGCCCGCAAGGCGACTCCGGCCTCACCGGGCGCAAGATCATCGTCGATTCCTACGGCGGCTGGGGCCGCCACGGCGGCGGCGCCTTCTCCGGCAAGGACCCGTCGAAGGTGGACCGTTCCGCCGCCTACATGGCGCGCTGGGTGGCGAAGAACATCGTGGCCGCCGGCCTCGCGCGCTTCGCCGAGTTGCAGCTCGCCTACGCCATCGGCCATCCGCATCCCGTGAGCGTGTTTGTCGACACCTTCGGTTCGGGCGCGATTCCCGACGAGAAGATCGCGCGCGCCGTCGGGCAGGTTTTCAGCTTCAAGCCCGCCGACATCATCAAGCAACTCAATCTCCTCCGTCCGATTTACCGCGCGACCACCAACTACGGCCACTTCGGCAAGGACGGACTCCCGTGGGAGGCCACGAACAAGGCCGCCGCGCTCCGCAAGGCCGCGAAGTAA